The genomic DNA GAGCAGGAACGCTGCCGGGGCGGTTAACTTTGGAAGGGTAGGTGTTTAGTGGGGTAATCATGCGAACCGGCGCGCACCTAATGCCAGGAAAATCTCTCAAAGCGGTTGGTTGGTTGGAATCGGAAAAGGGCCCGCCCTCCGTCGCAGGCGCGCAAAAGGCGCTTCCGTTCCACGTCGCCCCAGCCAGGCGGCGGCACGCTGAGCCCATGCTTTGCTCGCTCGCTTGCTACCCTCTCTCATCCCgggcttgtttttttttcaaaagaaaaggatttcaCAGGAAGGAAACAAGTAGCACCGTGCCTTGCTTGGGTGGTAAAAATGGATGGAAATCGGTGCAAGTAAATTGGGGAGTAATTTCAGCAGCCGGGATGGAGAGAAATTACGGGGATGGGATAATGACATGCCTGCCTTTGGGAGTAAGCTACCACTGATCGGAGCAACTAATCAAGCGTTGCCAAAAGAAAAACCACCGTGATCTTTGATTCCCACAATCTCGCAACCGCCCGGCGGGTCATATAAACTAATCGGAAAAAAGGCGTAAAAACAGAGGATGCTGCTGCAGCGCGAGCGACGCTTGTGTGCCAGCCATCACAGCTAGATCCGATCCCATCGGCTTAATTTGACGCGTACTAATCCTGAATCCCTAATCGCTCGCCCAAGCTACACTCCACCGCCGTCGGCCACTACCATGCATGCCCTCTTGTTCTCTTCTCATCGCCCAACCCAACCTTGTTTTGATTTGTTGGCACCTACTCCTTGTCCCCATCCCCCTGCTCTGAACTCTTCTTCTCCAGCTGATCGATCTcccagtctctctctctctcactcaacTCGCTGCACGTATGGCGCACCAGCACACGGCTGGATCGGAGCAAGTCAAGCAAAGCTGGGGGGCAACCGGCCAACCGCACTTCCCAGTCGTGATCCGAGTGGGATGGTGGCttagggcacgtacaacgggTTGTCGAGTGCCGTCTGCGTCCTGCCACTTTTTCACAAAACACCCTCGTATGGTGAGGAGACGGTGCCCTCGTCGCCTCGtgaggcgacggcgagcgctCGTGCTCCAAGAGGAAACCAACGGTAAAACGTGTGTTGTATGCATCGTCTCCTCTCGACGACGGCGCTGGTGGATCCGCTGTGACGAGCGCGCTTTGGTGCGGAGAGATCGGCTGCTTCCCACTCTGTTTCACAGCAGAGATTGCACCAAATCCTCCACCGATGCAACTGAAGAACAAAGCGGTGGCGGAAAAATGGATCGGAGACGGGGAAATGGAGCTGCGGCAGCTTGAATCTCCGCTCACCTGCAGATCCGGGTCATCGCTCCTCGATTTGCCGCAGGTGCTGCCTCCCCACCTGCTTGCACCTGTAGATCTGGCCGGCTTGACCTtcgcagagctcgccaaggccaCCAATGGCTTCGCGGAGCGCAATCTCGTCAGCTGCGGCGGGTTCGGGGCCGTCTACCGCGGCGTGCTGGCGGATGGGTCCGTGGTCGCcgtcaagaagatgctggactcGGACCCGGACCGGAACCTGGTGCCACTCCGCGGCTGCTGCATCGCCACCGACGACATCGAGGAAGGGAAGCAGAGGTTCCTCGTCTACGACTTCATGCCCAACGGCGCACTCGAGGACTTCATCTACAGGGACAAGGACCTGCATTACGGCGAGATGCGCGCGCGTGGCGGACTTTGGGAGCCCCCGGAGCGGGGTCATGGAGAAGTTCGTGCTCGTGGGGATCTTGTGCGCGCACGTGATGGTGGCGCTCCGGCCGACCATCGGCGACACGTTGAGGATGCTGGAGGGGGACATGGACGTACCGGAGCTGCCGGACAGGCCGCTACCGTACGGGCACAGCCTCATGTTCAGCGAAGCCGGAAGCGACTTCAGCGCCTCGCCGGCGTTCAGTGGCCCGCTGGCCCCGTTCATCACTCTTGTACTGGCTGTAAGCTTGATGGTTTCCGCAGCacttgctgattttgttggtatGCAAGTTCAGGAAAAGTAGTATGTTTTGGAATTTCAATATTGATGCTTAATTTGTGATGATTGGTGAGATAAACTTCCCCTGACTGTCCTGATATTGACTATTTTGTAGGCTATAGCAAATTTTGGTTGACCTTTAAACCCCATTGGATTTCTGATATATGACTGAAGTCTCTTTTAGTAGTTCAACAATGGTTCAACAGTGGTTGAATTGAGATTCTGATAacactgtaaatatttttttggtCTTTGCAGTCAGGGAGAGCTAGCTTGGGCGAAGATTTGTATCAAGCTATAACCACGGAGTATATTCCTATAGAGGAAATCTTTGTTTCTCTCAGTTTGAAAACTGAGCATAGTGTGCTCGAGACTATAAACCGGTTGGAGGGTGCAGTGTTTGCATGGAACCAAAGGATTTTAGAGGAAAAGAGCAAGAAGTCCCCAGGACGGCATTCCTGGAACTTCATGAAGGATAGTTCGTCAGAACTTGACAAGATGTCGGTGCGCATCGAAAGAGTCGACACTCTTGTGCAGCTTCTGAAATCCAGATTCCCCAACCTGCCTCCAACCTTTATAGATGTTCTAAAGGTCCAGTACAACATGGTAAGTTTGGCATCCCATCAGCTGTGGATTCTGAACAATGTGGAAGATGTTCGATAGGTCTAAAATGATGTAACTCTGAACATGGACTGAAGAATAACTGCTGTGTACATATGCAGGACGTCGGGCACGCCGTCGTAGAGGCTTACTCTCAGATTTTGTTCTATTAcattaatataaatatattcAAATATCATTTATATTCATGTTTCAAAAAGATAGTGTAACTACGATCATCTTATTTATGCTTGATCTTACTTTTTTTATGCTTGATCTTACTTTTTTTCAACAAGCAACACAATAGTATACACAAGTCTTATTTACGATTGATCGTGGCTACATGCGGTCATTAAAAACTTAACAGACAACTAAACAGACAATGGGTTGTACGCGCTGTCTATTTAGGTGTCTTTATATGGTGTGACATCATCATACAGACGACAAACTGTCTGTGGGTTGTACATGCCCTTAACATGGAAAAAACCTAGGCCTATATTAAGCTACTCCAAATTAAGGGAATTGACAGCCATGGAGTGCAGACATCTCCCAAAAATTAAAGGCTCCCACTAATGCTCATAATTCCTGCATTGACAGTATAGACACCTCAAATTCACACATACTACTAGCTGTTTTCACAAAGTGGTAGAGTGTACGAGTAAGAATTAGTATATCTGACTATCTGTATATGGTTGGAAATGAATACTTAATTGTTGGCCAAAACTAACCATTGTGCAAGCAATGGATCCAAATCCCAAGACAAGGAAGAAATGGACCACCGGATACATTGCGCATCCTTCATACGAGCAACAATTAATTCGTGCAATTTACTCGACATTTGTACGTTTGTTTTAGATATCTTTTCTGAGGAGAGAAGGATTTTGAGAAGAATTTCCTGGATGCGTCACTTCATATATTGCTTTTTTAATGGCGTGCCACTACATATCTCTTCTCTGTACCTCTTAAAATTAAATCTCTAAAATTAATGTTTCGGCTACCCCAAAATATTGTTATCGTCTGAAAAATGCAATAATCTAGGATACGAGGAGCCACCCACAAAACAGAAAAATATTggaggagaagaaaagggaaTAAATGTGGGGGAAGCTTGGCAGTTCCGCTACATCCTAACTCCCCCACGGAGGCAGGGGGGcagttctctctctctctctctctctcgtcgcCTCCGAAAGCTCGTATTTTTAGCTCTCCTGAGCTCTCTCCCTCATCAAGCTCTCCAAGCTCTCGCCATGGCCAAGAACACATGCAAGCTCTGCTCCCGCCGCTTCGCCAGCccccgcgccctcgccggccacaTGCGCGCCcactccatcgccgccgccaagtCTCAGATCTCCTCGGCGTCCTCGGCCTCGACCTCcatcgcggccggcggcggcggcggcgtcgaagaCGACGCCGACGCCAAGAAGCCCAGCCCCATCCAGGGGCACGCTCTGCGGGAGAAGCCCAAGCGCCGCGTCCGCCTCGCCGAGTCCGACTTCTCGGATCGCGAGAGCGAGACGACGGACTACTACTCGCCGGACGCCAAGCGCTCGCACGACGGATCGGGGGACGCGGAGCCGGTGAGCTCGGTCTCCGACGGGGACACCCCGGTGGAGGACGTCGCGCTGTCCCTCATGATGCTCTCGCGCGACTcctggcccgcgccgccgccgccgtcgtactACTCCTACTACCGCGCCGACTCCGACGACGAGGGcgacgcccgccgcccggcggtcgcggccgcagccgccgcggcgcagAAGCGGACGCGGTACGAGTGCCCCGCGTGCAAGAAGGTGTTCCGATCGTACCAGGCCCTGGGGGGGCACCGCGCCAGCAACGTGCGCGGCGGCAGAGGCGGCTGCTGCGCGCCCCCGCTCAGCAaccctccgcctcccgcccccCTGCGGCCATTGCCGGAATGcgacggcggggaggaggaccCGACGAAGGCGCAGCCGCACGAGTGCCCCTACTGCTTCCGCTTGTTCCCGTCCGGGCAAGCTCTGGGGGGCCACAAGCGGTCCCACCTCTGctcgggcgccgccgcagcagcagccgcagcaccaGGCGCCGATCCCCTCTCGGTCGCGACGAAGAGCCTGGGCTTCATTGATCTGAACCTACCGGCGCCCTTCGACGACGTGGAGCACTCCGCCGTGTCAGATCCCTTCCTCTCGCCGAAGCCAGCGGGTTCTTGAAAGCAAGcagagcaagcaagcaagccgGCCGCTTTTGTCTCGCTCGCCTTTCGGTTGATTCCAACGGGGACGATTCGACGATTCGAGCGAAGGATCAGAGGGAAAGAAAGAGTTACTGCTTAACGAAGCAGCAAGAAAGGTAAAGAAACtgataaaaaaagagagaggagacATCTTTGCTTGGGTTTGGGTAGTTCTTTTCTCCTAGTATTTGTTCGCATTGATTCAATCAGCTACAATATCCATCACCGTAGTCCTCCGTTTCCTTCTGtctttttgtttgtttcatTCAAGCCATGGTAGATTGGGGCAGCTAGAGCTAACAGAGCTGAGCTAGTTCTTGAATTCTCATCTGGAATCATCAAGCGAGAAAAATATCCCGAAAAGGAgctagagaaaagaaaagggcagGAAAACTCTAGCTGAACTGTTGCTTTCTGTTGCAGTCTCCAGCTGTGCTCGCTCCAACTGTCCATAGCAGGGGGAGCTTGGCATTGGCAAGCCACCAAGGCAAATCGCAGTCACTAGCCGGTAGCCAAAAAACACCAGCATCGGAATGGCGATACCAATGCAGGatcgatcggcctgggccttcgtAGTTACATCCACATGCAGCTGCAGAAACTCTTGCTCTGCCTCGCTTCCTTTTGCTTCGGCCGTAGTGTTTCTGCTGGATGCTGCTGCCGCCCATCACCGCCACCTCTCGCCCCACCTGCAGCTGCATCTGCCGATGCATCCTTCCTTCACTCGCCTGCGGCCGGGAGCAGCAAAAAGGCCTGGAACAGTGGCGTACTGTGCCCCCAAGCCATTTTGCTCCCCATTCCTTTCTCTCCCTCTACTTCGTGGGCCCCACCGGCACGAGCGTGATGCGTATCCCAACAGATTGTCCGTGGCAATCAACTAATGAAACGGAATGCGGTTTTGAATTATGCGTATAAATACCATTATACGGGTGTATAAATACCTTGTGTATTACTATTGTAATAGTACTGCAGCTACGAGTATTGTGCAGGAATGTAGGATGTTGGTTGTGTTGGATAGATAGATGCGATCTATCCGACGAGTCGGTCAGACGCTTTCGATTTTACAGGAGCTGCTCTCCACGTTCGGCGGGAGGTGGTTATGTGCATGGCCCACCACTCGCGTCCACATGGCACCCGTCTCTCTCAAGCCATCGGCCCATCGACCCTTCTCTCTCCTACGCTTGGTTTGCATCGGCCGGTCTCAGGTCACTAGGCCAGTGGTGGTCAGTCAGTAACGTCGGTTGTTTCAGGGCAACTCCAAAAGACCCTTCGAAACATCCCGAAATTTAGGAAGAAAATTGATAAACTGCTGCTCCAACAGCCCTCCCATTCCTCGCTGAAAAAATACGACGACGCTAATCCCGACTCCCTCGCGACGCATTTTTCCACGCGGCGTCTCCCCCAATCGCCCCCGAGGCACTCCTTTCCTAGCGCGATTGACCCTTTCCTGCGGAGAATTTCCTCTCATTTTGACCGCTCGCCAGTTgtgcggcggtggtgggcggCAAGGTGTATCTTCTGGCTTCACAGCAATCACATATCCGGTCAGCCTCTGGCGATCGAGCTCAAGAACGCATCCGAACCTTCCTCACCTCGCGCTCAACCTCCACGACCCGCTTATTGGCCCGGCCGAGCTCCTCCCTGCTGGGGATTCGAGCTTCATCGCTTGCCATGTCCCCATCGCCTGGAGCTCCTATGCCAGCCAAATACTCCCAACTCCGGCCACCAAAACCCAATCATTGCCACGGGAAGCTCACACACTTTCTCCTCTACCCCCTCAACCACTCACCGCCCACTGTTGTGGCTTCCTACACCGGGGATTGGAGATCCCCTTGCCAACGTTGCTGCTCAGCCCTTACCTCAACTCGCACGCCGCCAGCCTGGCTTCGGACAATACCCCTCGTGGGAACCATCAAAATGGATGCACCTCGCGTCACTGATGCTCAGCAGCATGGTCTCATCGTCGGCCAGCTTGTCGCCGACAAGGAAACCGGTGGTCAAGCCCATGCGCCGCCGTCTTGACCATGCGAACAAAAAACAGAGGGTGAGAGGGGTTGTTTTGCAAGGAAAACAAAACGTGCGAGGGGGTTATCTGGAAAAGTGAGGATTAAGTGCAAGGTGGGTTTTCTTCCAAGGACTTTAAGCGCAAAATcgtgatgacgtggcctgttttgaaatactAGGGACGCTAGTTTAGTTTTTGAAGATCTGCTATGGGATGATAATATTTTGGGGAAAGAAAATTTTAGAAGAGTCCCCAATATatatttttgggagatttttttttgagactCTTGGAGTTGGGGATTAGCAAGAGGATTAAAGCGTAGTACTCCTACTTAATCGGGCGGTTATTCTTCTTTAGTTAAATGGGCCCTGTACTGTTACCATACCTGGGAGAGGGCGCGGAGCCCGAGGCGGATCTCGCGGGCGAATCGGTTGGTCCACGGCGCGGCTGACGGCAGCTGGGAGGGAACCGGGTATGACGCGTGGGCCCTCCcttgcccccgccgcccggccgggcCGCTCTGGGGTGCACTCGCGCGTGCCTGTAGCGGCGCTAGCATGCTGCAGCGGAAAGCCGCCTGCGTGGGGTGGGGACGGACCGCGGCGGCCGGCTAGGACTAGGAGAATGCCTCACGTGGCGGCGGCCCACGAGATCACGGATGGACGGCCGAGATGGATGCGTGAACTTTTCGATGGATCTCGGTCTCCTATATTCTCCTGTTCCCCTGCGTACGTTTTTTTGGAATTCTTGTGCATTGTATCTTAGCAAAAGTGGTAGAGTCCTACGAGAACAATTTCCATGAGCCTACTACAGGGAGGTGAGGCCAGAAGAAGCAACCGGGGAAAGTGTGCCTTCGGTAGCGAGTAGTGACAAGGAACATACAGAGCAAGAGCAAGCAAGCTGCAGCGAGGCACGGCAACGGGCATCATCTATCGACCCCGGTGGCTTTAACTTTTGCCCGGGTGTCGGGGTCACTGCACGCGAGACTTTCGTGAGTCGCAGAGACTCTTCTGGCCGGGTCCGTCTCCGCCGGCAAGGGCCTGAACCTGAAGCTAGCCAGCCAGCCTCACGCCGCAGCCGTCCCATCCCAGCAGGAAATTCCTGGTCGCTGCTCGCTAGTCGCTAGCTTTGGAACGGTCTTCTACTCACAGCTGCCGCAGAAAATTACTGGTACCCGTGCCGATCGCCTTTGTCCTGTGGCGGCTAGCTGGAGGAGCAGCGTACGCGTACGCAGGCACGTAGCAGGTTCCACGGCCTAGTATGATCTCGTTTTCACCTGCTAGTTGCAACGACCGCTACTGCTAGCTTTGTAGTCATCGCCGTGAGAGGCGACACGGTGGTTTAACGCGACCGCGGCGAGAAGGCTCGTGGCTCGGACACTTTCTTGGcacagtgctgctgctgctgccgccgccttgcGTAGGTTAACCACCATCCGTCCGCGCTTAATTCTCCGTTTCCCTCCTCGCACACGACAGAGGACCGACGACGCGCACCTCTCCGTTCGTGCGGCGCGGCACAGCGCGGCGTTGCTCGTGCACTGTTTGCTACTctggccatggcccatgggtaCTCTCGGCTACTCGCTTGCCACAATGCCAT from Setaria italica strain Yugu1 chromosome VII, Setaria_italica_v2.0, whole genome shotgun sequence includes the following:
- the LOC101769018 gene encoding zinc finger protein ZAT1; protein product: MAKNTCKLCSRRFASPRALAGHMRAHSIAAAKSQISSASSASTSIAAGGGGGVEDDADAKKPSPIQGHALREKPKRRVRLAESDFSDRESETTDYYSPDAKRSHDGSGDAEPVSSVSDGDTPVEDVALSLMMLSRDSWPAPPPPSYYSYYRADSDDEGDARRPAVAAAAAAAQKRTRYECPACKKVFRSYQALGGHRASNVRGGRGGCCAPPLSNPPPPAPLRPLPECDGGEEDPTKAQPHECPYCFRLFPSGQALGGHKRSHLCSGAAAAAAAAPGADPLSVATKSLGFIDLNLPAPFDDVEHSAVSDPFLSPKPAGS